The DNA window AACAAAATGTAAACAATTCTAGATTACTACAAAAATGATCTTGTAGTCTtggccggctgcagtggctcactcctgtaatcccagcactttgggaggctgaggcaggaggattactacagttcaggagttctagaccagcttgagcaatatagtgagacctcatctctataaaaaaatttaaaatttgctgagcatggtggcacacacctgtagtcccagctacttgggaggctaaggtgggaggattgcttaagcccaggagtctggGATTATAATGAGCTAATCATGAAAAAGACCTTtcctcagctgggtgtggtggctcacacctgtaatctcagcactttgggaggccaaggtgggaggatcacctgaggtcaggagttcaagatcagcctggccaacatggagaaaccctgtctctactaaaataataacaataataataatacaaaaactagccgggcatggtggtgcatgcctgtaatcccagctactagggaggctgagacaggagaatcacttgaatccaggagaggcaggttgcagtgagccaagaccacgccactgcactccagcccaggcgacacagtgagactccatctcaaaaaaaaaaaaaaaaagaaagagagagagagagagagagacctttcCTTTCTCACTTCCTTGCCATTCATCTCTTCTAGGATTAGTCTGTGCCTTCTAAGGATCACCCACAATGAAAGCCTGGAAAATTCAGAATCACCACAATCCCCCTGACCAAGGGCTCACCCTATACCACACATCAAAccccaaaacaataataattactaTAATGTCATTATATTACAACCATGGAAAGCAATATTATTTTGAGTCATGATTTAAAAGACTACCAGATGTCCTGATAAGAAAAGATATCAAGAGGAATTCTTATTAATTCATACATCATAATCTGTAATGACTTATAAGGTCATATTGCTTTGAGCATGACATAACCTCCAATTCTCCATGAAGAAATCTTTATTCTTGCTTATTTCCAAATTATAAGTCCTTTATAAAACTAGATGAAAACTAGGTGAAACAACTTTAGCCTATAATAAATCCTGATATTTATTAAATCTTTGAAAAAACagaaactgaattaaaaatataccacttactagctgagtgaccttgggcaagttacttaacctctgtgtacctcagttttctcatctgtaaaatgggaatactactactacctacctcataggattgctgtgaggattaaatgagttaatgtttgtaaagTGGTTAAAACAATACCTGGCACAttgtaagtgctatgtaaatgtgtgtgtgtatatatatcatgtatatacatatatgtatatgtatatatgtaactatatagTTAAATGGTTATAAATTTTAATTCCTAATCATTCCAGATCCTATATACATGTAACTatataattgttaaataaaatgaatggttgtgaattttatttaattcctaATCATTCAAGATATTGATCAAATAGTCTTTAATATTTCCatagtaaaactttaaaaaaaattaggctacatttaagatatacaagaaaatttcataaaaatacaaTGACCACCTCTGTACCCACTTCCCccagtttaaaaagtaaaatagttcaaaaaaaaaaaaaagaataaaatgtttccaATGTTGTTGAACTTCCCTGGACACCTAAGCCACATCCCCCAATCTCATGCTCCTCCCTCTACCTGACCTGGCTTCTGAATTTGATGCTTATTAGtctcatacatttatttatagtaatatgtatgtatttctacAAAGTGTGAAATTGTTTTGCATATTATTCTAAactttataaaactataaaacttttttcactcaatattaTTCTTAGGTGATCCATCCGTAAACATACAGTGTAGccttagttcatttctttttagttaaaTAGTGTTTCTATTGCATGAATatacaatttatccattcttctgtttgttttaattatttgctaATACAATATTgctcttaaaatataattatttccgATTTCAGATATTATGGTTGTATCCAAGgtgagaaaaaagacaaaaagcctACCACAAGTaaagttggttttgttttacCATCAGGTGAGTTTCTGACATAAACAAACTCATTTGAAAAGTGAAGTACTATTTACGGGGATTATTTTATATGGAAGTTAAACACTCtaaagtagcaaaaaaaaaagcaagcaatatTTGAATAAAAGTTTGAATATAATTTGTGAACAGTAATTCAATATTGTAATTTAATatatcataaataatattttcacagccattataaatgaaatatcttttactACAAAAGTCCCACAAAAGTATGAGAATGAAAACGTAGAAACAGTGACCAAACAGGCAATCTTAAATGGGAGTATCGTTAAGGAGAGCACTGAAGCTCATGGCACTATCCAGTAAGTAAAGAAACTTTgactaagaaataataataaatatatgtaaagaaatTAACTTTGAGTAATCCCAGTAATTACTCTTCTTTGTTTAAATGTTTCCAAACATAGTTTTAGtatactgtgatttttttttttttttttttttttgagacagagtctcgctctgttgccagagtggagtgcagtggcacaatcttggcttactgcaacctccacctcccgagttcaagagattcttctgctgaGTATCTGAGAatagtagctgagaatacaggtgcgtgccactacactcagctatttttttgtatttttagtagagatggggttttaccatgttggccaggttggtctcattctcctgacctcatgatctgcccgcctcagcttcccaaagtgctgggattacaggtatgagccaccatacccagcctattctgtgatttttaatctgacatatatacataaaaactcATGGAAGAGTACTCAATCCTTAATTtgccatttttttccaaaaatacaaCCCAAACATGAGAATTCCTAAAGAGAAATTCCATAGAATTCCTTTGAAATTCTATTCATATGGTTGTTAAAGTAAGTACATTATAAATTCTGTACACTATAAATTATAcaaatttcttgatttttccatAGATatgaaatacataatacatatttttaatagaccCATACTTCATTATTAAAAGGTTATTTTATCATTTCAGGACAGAGAAAGTGGATGAAGTTATTAAAGAATGGGAAGGTTCTTTCTTTAAAGATAACCCTCGACTGAGGAAAAAATCTGTTTCTCTTCGATTTGATCTTCATTTAGCAGCCACTGATGAAGGGTGTTTACAGACTAAGCAGGATAATCTACCAGATATAGAAGTCAGGCTTATCATGAGAAGATCATGCAGTATTCCCTCTATCAAACCTCCATCAACAGCTGATTAATCCAAAGATAGTATTTGACTTGATTTGAAAATGTTAGGACGGACCAAGGTGGGCTATACCAACTCCCTCTGTCCCAAAATGTAAGTTATTACATATGTATGGAAAATGTTATGATCAATATGTGGTTCTCTTCAGAAGAAAAAACCAGTAAAGGACATTTCTCTGAATCTAATTATGGAGATAGACATATATGAATGAGAGGGagtagcttaaaaataaaatcacaaattcaGTACAGtctatttctttatattctcCAAACAGTCTTCTTTTTCCCTTGAAACTTCATCAGAGACTGTAAGCATTTAACTGGTTTAGTGaagtctttgtaatttttttcaatgacTGAATAtgctaaggaaaaaagaattgTTTAAATAAGATTGTATTATGTTAAGAGTCACACTGAGTTATTCACTGTTATTCAATGTGTGGTTAAATCTACAGTgtgttctgtttttcaaaaagaacaattataaacaagtttttaaaagggGATTCACTAGTCACTTAATGAGGATTCTTCTTCTTGAGATAATCATTTGTATACTGAAAGAAGTAAGAGTTATTTCCATGAGAAATTCTGAGCGAACTATGGAACACACCCCAAGGCTAATTTGAGATAAGTAAAATTAAGTTAATCTACAtatttctaaaagattttttttgtaataagTATCTGATTTCCAGAAGATTTACTTTACTCAAAGAACTTTAAAGGTTGtatcccccaccaaaaaaagaaaaaaaaaatcagaaggccAACTGCGCAAACATGAAAAGCGAATTGAAAAGGTATTACCATAGTTATCAGAACAGTTATCCACCATCCCAGGTTTTCCATCTGTAAAGCTAAATGTGATTAGAGTGTTTGCTATGAGCCGTAGATAAGATACTATATGaagtattataaatatttcttgcaATCATTTATGTGAACTAAGATAATGGTATTGTTATCTAATGTGAACTAAGATAACGGTATTGTTATCTAAGCTAAGAGTATTTGcaggatttgtttttaaattgttcaaattgtaataaatatgggtagaaaatatatttgtgaataaGTGAGGTATTGttgcaaagtttttaaaataacctaattTGTTTAATACAGGTATATTTAAGATCTTAATAAATACCTGTTTTAAGACATTAGAAATTTATAAGCTCTTAATTCTTTTCTAAGCAGAAAAAGTAGTTGAGTACAACTCACCAACTTTTTCCCAGCTAAAGTATCATCTAAGGGCTACAGCTATGTTAGCATTTTAGTACagtctttaaaatgtttctctctctctctcttccctctagctctctttctctccatatatatataatatacatataaaattatatatatttcaaccagaaaaatgtatgttttaaccaggaaaatattatgttaaataatCTTTAACATAATACaaggatataaaatttttaattttctttcaattatttcagaTTCCTTTTAGTCTGGTTTATTCTATTTAGTGAAAAGGGATGATTTTGTTTTGTCAAGGATGTAACAGCATGTTAAGTGCTTATTCTTGCATAAGCATCTGACCTAAAATACATCCTATacataaaaaatgtttcattcaATATTGCTAAATGCTACAAACTTtattaaagctttaaaaatgcaATCATATAAGTTATTGTACTAAAGTTACTGTACTAAGCAACAGTGATCATAATAAAGCAATATATCTAGCATAATCTATtgcagtgttaaaaaaaaaaaattagtactgGGCGTCATGAATGTAACTGCTTGTAGTAATTCCAGTATGCATCTATTGGGTGTAtaacatgtacattttaaaatacagtacttGAATTTATAATGAAGCTTTATTCGCTTTGGGGCATTTTAAATTGGGATATGAATTTACCAAGGTAATGATTTCAATACAATCTAAAAAATGAAacacggccaggcacggtggctcatgcctgtaatcccagcactttgggaggccaatgtgggaggattgcttgagcccaggagttcaaggccagcctgggcaatatagcgagacccccatctcataaaaagtaaaaataaataaaaattaaaaattgaaaaaattggccgggcgcggtggctcaagcctgtagtcccagcactttgggaggccgagacgggcggatcacgaggtcaggagatcgagaccagcctggctaacacggtgaaaccccgtctctaccaaaaaaatacaaaaaactagctgggcgaggtggcgggcacctgtagtcccagctactctggaggctgaggcaggagaatggcgtaaacccgggaggcggagcttgcagtgagctgagatccagccactgcactccagcctgggcgacagagcgagactccgtctcaaaaaacaaaaattgaaaaaattgaaatatgaatGCTAAAGCTGCATTGTATGTGAGTTTGAATGCAGTCCTTTTAGTTCAAAAATATCTCCGCATggttaaatgaaacaaagaacTAATTACTCCAATATGGTTAGTTCATTTGGGGAATAAAGAAAACTGCAATCACAGTAGATAGATAATAGTTTTTAACTTGTTTCACAAAAGAGTTAAGAATGgtatatcaatattttattctagttttttaaaaatcaaaataatcacATAATCCCATAAATCTGGGAAAAGTTTAataatggctgcaccatttgCAAATCACTTACTCAGCTCTAGGCACTGTGTTTATCCGTAATAATCCCTAATCCTTCCTTACAACAATCCTACACAATGAATAATATTATCCTTGTTTTATACATGAGTAGAAATTAATATTCTTCAATCTCTCTGAAATGTTTCAAATGCAtgcttccataacaaaatacaaaaataaagagtAATTCCAATTACTAACAATTGTAGGATCCTAGCCCTGGTTCTGTCACTAATTAACCATGTAATCAGGAGGGACTACTTTCAGTTCCTAGGCCTCAAGTTTTACActtgaaaacaaaggaaaaggtaATGCTGGGTAATAATTCCTACTCTGCCTACCTTACAATTGTTTGAAATAATATACAAGCAAAAATATTTGGTAAAGCACTGCTCAGATATACAGTACTATTTGGAAGAAAATTGTCTTTAAAGAATTTGTGGGGGAAATTATAGCTGACAATGATTAAGTAATAGTTCAAAACACAACAGGTAaagatactatttttaatttttcaattgctGCCAGAAAAGTTATTCTTTCCCAGTGACTCACCCAATTTGAATTGTTCTGTCATGATAGATCTTAAAGCACAAAAATGTTCTCCATGCCAGGCACACTGTCTAAAGTACAAAAATGTTCTctatgccaggcacggtggctcacgcctataatcccagcactttgggaggcctaagcaggattgctagagctcaggagttcaagcctagcctaggcaatatagtgaggccttgtttctattaaaaaattttaaattaaccgAGCATGCTGACagaccagtagtcccagctactcaggaggctgaagtgcaagaattgcttgagcccaggaggtggaaggtacagtgagccaaaatcacgccactgaactcacagagtgagaccctgtgtctcaaaaaaaagaaaaagtttctctAAAGATAATAAgtgattattattttaagccactaaattttgggaTAATTTGCTATGCAGAAATATGCGAATAATACTGCACATAAGCATATCTCTTATTCATTTGTTAGAGATCTTTGTATTGTCAAAGTTCAGTTTGTCCttcaatttgttttcttatggttttagaatttttaaaaaatctcttgaccgggcatggtggctcacacctctaatctcaacacttacggaggctgaggcaggaggatcgcttgagcccaggagtttgagaccagcctgggcaacacagtgagcccttgtctcaaccaaaaaaaaaaaaaaaatcaaaaaattaacccagtgtggtagtgtgcacttgtagtctgaactactcaggaagctgaggtgggagaattgcctgaacccaggagatcgagactgcagtgagcctagattgtaccactccagcctaggcaatagagtgagaccctgtctcaaaaacgaaaataaaaataaaaatctctgaagTCAGAAAATGCTTTCATTAATTTGAAAGTTTCCCCATTGGAAATGTATTATGATACATGAgctgaaattaaattttagataaataatatGCATACACATTACTCAAATTATCAACACATGAAATCAAAGGAAAGTTTGTCTGTCTACAGGGCAGAATTTGGTCCTATGTTTACAAGTTATGGCCGGCATGTACACACAGATTGCAGTATTTGTGGGCATATAACAAATAAAGGCTCTAAAATAAAGTATATGTGAAAATCAGTACAAGCGTTTCCAAGTTTCCCTCACATGCTTAGACTctagaccagccttggcaacctGCTCCATTGAAGCCCAGggagcaaatattttaggcttttcaggCCGTAAGATCCCTGTAACAAGTATGCAACCCTTCCCTTGTAACCACAAGCAACCaaagacaatatgtaaataaatggagGTGCCTGTGTCCAAATAAGGGTTTATTACAAAAACAGGAAGCAGCCCAGATACGGCCTGCAACAATCTCGTTTGGCTACTCTGCCCTAGACTCCCAATATTATCAGTGGATAATAGACCCCACACCCCAGATTCTCCAGCTCTATCCTGTTTTCAGTGTTCATCCCTTTCCACACCATGTGGCAACACTCTTGTCCCAAATCCTCGAGGTTATTTTGAGGCCAACACAGAGGTTTCTAAAAGCAAACCgtgctttttaaattctgtgaatCACTCTGTCCTGGAAAGCTGCTAAGCTTCAATATTTCACAACTATTTCCAGCTACAAAAAACACAATACCCATAACTCCTTCTGCTTTCACAGAAACAGCTAAGAAATTAGTTTGTTTCATCATTTTGTCTATAACCAGACTTTCATAGGCTATTTGGGTCAGGTAAAGTTTTGTTCTTGCTTTCCcttgcttaagaaaaaaaaaatccattaaaaaagcTTCCACAGACATACTACAAACTCCATGGCTCAGTGGTTGCTTCATAATCTTTCTTGAGTCACGCACCCCTTTGAAAATCTCATGGAAGAATTAACCTTCTATCAGGAAAAAAGCCCATAAGAATTGAGTATAACTTTAAAGGGTTCATAGACCACTGACAGCCTATTCACAGACTACTGGGTGTCCAAGGACTTCAGGTTTCTCcttattctctctcattttctcctttttcttctttcttctcagtCCTACCCCTAATTCTGTCTCCATCACCAGTTTCTTCCCACAGCACAATGGAAAGAACTCAAAGATACCTGGGCTTGAACCTTAGCTTACTCACTTAGTTTTGGCTTCCCTGTCTTGGGGAAAGAAGAACCCCAAAAAAGTATGAGTAGTGTCTGGGGAAAGCAGGCCAACTTTCTGGATCTTGCTGCCAGAATGAAAACTAAGGCCTAAGTTAGGCCTTAATTGGGTCTAAGATTATCTCTGGGGTTAACCACTGGGCCCATGTGAGCGCTCCCAACGACCCTTATATTTAGTTTAAATAGTCATATTGATGCTGTATCCCAAGTTTTCTGGGAATAATCACAACTCCAAACATCTGTACTGTAGTTACCGAAATATCCTTCTAAAGGCAAGATCATATGTTCTGATATTTgctttaaggggaaaaaaactcaTAAGTAAAGTCCATCTTGCTAGATAGTTCACTCTTCAGTTTTAGTTTCTTCAGAACTAGGGAacagattatttttctattatctctTACCTatatccttccttcttttcttttttttttctttttttttttagaaagggcctctgtcacccagggtggagtacagtggcatgatcacagctcactgcagccttgacctcccaggctcaagcaatcctcccacctcagcgtcccaagtaactgagaccacacctggctaatttttttttttttttcttttaagagatggggtctccctatgttgccaggctggtgtttcttaatttttcaaatcTTTGATAAAGAAAGAACCAAGGGAAGAAAATGAGTCATTCATGTATTTACTCCACAAGTATTGAGCACCTAAATGTGCTGTGTACTGTTCCAAAAGTCAAACGTCTCCACTCtgatgggaaaaaaaagatggccgggtgcagtgtctcacgcctgtaatccagcactttgggaggccgaggcgggtggatcacttgaggtcaggagtctaagaccagcctgaccaatggtgaaacctcgtctctactaaaaatacaaaattagccagctgtggtagcacatgctgtaatcccagctacttgggaggctgaggcaggagaatcacttaaaccc is part of the Chlorocebus sabaeus isolate Y175 chromosome 16, mChlSab1.0.hap1, whole genome shotgun sequence genome and encodes:
- the KRT222 gene encoding keratin-like protein KRT222 isoform X2 → MDKDEEALKAAQAELKEARRQWHHLQVEIESLHAVERGLENSLHASEQHYQMQLQDLEAVIEGLEKELQEVRRGIEKQLQEHEMLLNTKMRLEQEIATYRRLLEKEEIRYYGCIQGEKKDKKPTTSKVGFVLPSAIINEISFTTKVPQKYENENVETVTKQAILNGSIVKESTEAHGTIQTEKVDEVIKEWEGSFFKDNPRLRKKSVSLRFDLHLAATDEGCLQTKQDNLPDIEVRLIMRRSCSIPSIKPPSTAD